The following proteins are encoded in a genomic region of Phragmites australis chromosome 9, lpPhrAust1.1, whole genome shotgun sequence:
- the LOC133929074 gene encoding TOM1-like protein 6 isoform X1, whose translation MYPMAAGPPPARLPAASRVDKATSHLLQGPDWAVNLEICDTLNADRWQTKDVVKAVKKRLQNKDPKVQFFTLTLLETMMKNCGEYVRFEVVEQHVLQEMVKIVQKREILIFGISFQHDMQVRDKALLLLDSWQEAFGGPGGKYPQYYWAYVELKRSGVMFPRRPVDAPPIFTPPATHHSQAYGSPRYPTGSLNERMSSDVETLSLEGLNNIRNATELLCDMVNALNPADRMAVKDEIITDLVRQCCSNQEKLMRFVSSTGDEELLKQGLEINDRIQSVLAKHDTIASGSPLPVETPSREDIRREDPTPQPSAPATAHTKAPDEEDEDDEFAQIAKRKNKSVVSSYEASSSAGDQALVPVDPVLSVVSSSVASNALVPLDSTPVSGTRTKEQDMIDLLSLTLYSPPEESADSSTQNQNGTQQSVMSNGPEVLPNYQPTAANGANYPSNNQAYPTNKGYAPYNNYVAPWAQTGQGAQPVAYPTQPPQYGSSYPAPPWAMPASANSTNPFHPATYQMPNPHVASVAPTTYPTQLIQPAIYPAPSQSYAAPLIQHVSSPAPKPMQKYNSFGSQTSNGPSMASDARMNGNQQPKETSAAVTRPYYIPDNLFGDLIDSKSFGGSKMNRSTSIPSPKGAGQPMIGGKK comes from the exons ATGTACCCGATGGCGGCGGgcccgccgccggcgcggctGCCGGCGGCGTCGCGGGTGGACAAGGCCACGAGCCACCTGCTGCAGGGGCCTGACTGGGCCGTCAACCTCGAAATCTGCGACACCCTCAACGCTGACCGCTG GCAAACCAAGGATGTGGTAAAAGCAGTGAAGAAGCGATTGCAGAATAAGGACCCAAAAGTACAATTTTTTACTTTGACG TTGTTGGAGACAATGATGAAGAACTGTGGTGAATACGTTCGTTTTGAAGTTGTTGAGCAGCATGTTTTACAAGAAATGGTCAAAATTGTCCAGAAGAGG GAAATATTGATTTTCGGAATATCCTTTCAGCACGATATGCAAGTGAGAGATAAGGCATTACTACTTCTGGATTCATGGCAAGAGGCATTTGGTGGACCTGGAGGCAAATATCCACAGTATTACTGGGCATACGTTGAACTAAAG AGGTCAGGAGTAATGTTCCCACGACGTCCTGTAGATGCTCCTCCAATATTTACTCCTCCTGCAACACATCATTCTCAGGCCTATGGTTCACCTAGATATCCTACTGGAAGTCTAAATGAGAGAATGTCATCTGATGTTGAAACATTGAG TTTGGAGGGCTTGAATAATATTAGAAATGCAACAGAACTACTGTGTGATATGGTGAACGCTTTGAATCCTGCTGATCGCATGGCTGTTAAAGATGAAATAATTACAGATCTTGTACGCCAATGTTGCTCAAATCAAGAAAAGCTCATGCGGTTTGTCAGTTCCACAGG GGATGAGGAACTACTAAAGCAAGGCCTAGAAATAAATGATCGCATACAGAGTGTACTCGCAAAACATGATACCATTGCTTCTGGTTCTCCGTTACCAGTTGAAACACCAAGTAGAGAAGACATACGCAGAGAGGATCCAACTCCACAGCCATCTGCGCCTGCAACTGCACATACCAAGGCTcctgatgaagaggatgaagatgatgagttCGCTCAGATAGCTAAAAG AAAAAACAAATCTGTGGTAAGCAGCTATGAGGCATCATCCAGTGCTGGTGATCAGGCTCTTGTACCTGTTGATCCAGTACTTTCTGTAGTCTCATCTTCCGTCGCGAGCAATGCACTGGTTCCTCTTGACTCAACTCCTGTTAGTGGTACTAGGACCAAAGAGCAGGACATGATTGACCTTCTCAGCCTCACCTTATACAGTCCTCCTGAAGAATCTGCAGATTCTTCAACACAGAACCAAAATGGAACTCAGCAGAGTGTCATGTCAAATGGGCCAGAAGTACTGCCGAACTATCAGCCTACTGCGGCGAATGGGGCAAATTACCCTTCCAACAACCAAGCTTATCCAACAAATAAGGGATATGCTCCGTACAACAACTATGTTGCACCTTGGGCCCAAACTGGACAGGGTGCACAGCCTGTAGCATACCCAACTCAACCCCCACAATATGGATCTAGCTATCCGGCACCGCCATGGGCTATGCCTGCAAGTGCCAACTCAACTAACCCTTTTCATCCTGCAACATATCAAATGCCAAACCCTCATGTTGCTTCTGTTGCCCCTACAACATATCCAACTCAACTAATCCAGCCTGCAATATATCCAGCTCCATCACAATCGTATGCTGCTCCGTTGATACAACATGTATCATCTCCAGCCCCCAAGCCGATGCAAAAGTACAATTCCTTTGGTTCTCAAACGAGCAATGGCCCGAGCATGGCTTCAGATGCTCGGATGAATGGGAATCAACAGCCAAAAGAAACTTCGGCGGCGGTAACCAGACCGTATTACATACCCGACAATTTATTTGGTGATTTGATTGACTCGAAGAGTTTTGGTGGAAGCAAGATGAATAGATCGACCAGCATTCCCAGTCCGAAGGGTGCTGGTCAGCCTATGATTGGTGGAAAGAAATAG
- the LOC133929075 gene encoding alanine--glyoxylate aminotransferase 2 homolog 3, mitochondrial-like, which translates to MQRLASSRRLLQAALAPGRANSSLSAAAASVAAPAPENDAAPKMPRFDYTPPPYDGPRAEEIFRKRAEFLSPSLFHFYDRPLNIVDGKMQYLFDEDGRRYLDSFGGIATVCCGHCHPDVVEAIIKQSKRIQHSTVLYLNHAIADFAEALASKMPGDLKVVFFTNSGTEANELALMIARLYTGCNDIISLRNGYHGNASGTMGVTAQSNWKFNVVQTGVHHALNPDPYRGAFGSDGEKYARDVQEIIDFGTSGSVGGFISEAIQGVGGIVELAPGYLPAAYNIVRKAGGLCIADEVQAGVARTGSHFWGFEGHGVIPDIVTMAKGIGNGIPVGAVVTTPEIAKVLTRRSYFNTFGGNPVSTAGGHAVLKVLEKEKLQENAFVVGSYLKERLNMLKEKHDIIGDVRGRGFLLGVELVTDRQAKTPAKAEISRVMNHMKDMGVLVGKGGFHGNVFRITPPLCFTKEDADFFIEVMDIALSKL; encoded by the exons ATGCAGCGCCTCGCCTCCTCCCGGAGGCTCCTCCAGGCCGCGCTCGCCCCCGGCCGGGCCAACTCTAGCCTAtccgccgccgcagcctccgtcgccgcgcccgcgccggaGAATGACGCCGCCCCGAAGATGCCGCGCTTCGACTACACGCCGCCGCCGTACGACGGGCCGCGGGCGGAGGAGATCTTCCGGAAGCGGGCCGAGTTCCTCAGCCCTTCCCTCTTCCACTTCTACGACCGCCCG TTGAACATAGTCGATGGAAAGATGCAGTACCTGTTCGACGAGGATGGCCGCCGTTACCTGGATTCTTTCGGTGGCATCGCAACAGTTTGTTGTGGGCACTGCCATCCTGATGTGGTGGAAGCCATAATCAAGCAGTCAAAGAGGATACAGCATTCCACAGTTCTATATCTCAATCATGCCATTGCGGATTTTGCCGAGGCATTGGCATCCAAAATGCCTGGTGATCTGAAG GTTGTTTTCTTTACAAATTCTGGCACGGAGGCAAATGAGCTTGCACTGATGATTGCACGGCTTTACACTGGCTGCAATGACATCATCTCGCTTAGGAATGGATACCACGGGAATGCTAGTGGAACAATGGGTGTTACCGCTCAATCCAACTGGAAATTCAATGTTGTTCAG ACGGGAGTGCACCATGCGCTTAACCCAGACCCCTACAGAGGTGCTTTTGGTTCAGATGGAGAAAAGTACGCCAGAGATGTTCAGGAAATCATTGACTTTGGGACTTCAGGGAGCGTCGGTGGTTTCATTTCAGAAGCCATACAG GGGGTTGGCGGAATAGTGGAGTTGGCACCGGGATACTTGCCTGCGGCGTACAATATAGTAAGGAAAGCCGGTGGCCTCTGCATCGCGGACGAGGTCCAGGCGGGAGTTGCAAGAACTGGAAGCCACTTCTGGGGATTTGAAGGCCACGGTGTCATCCCAGACATAGTTACCATGGCAAAG GGTATCGGAAACGGCATACCGGTAGGAGCCGTTGTGACAACGCCTGAGATCGCTAAGGTGTTGACCCGAAGAAGTTACTTCAACACCTTCGGCGGTAACCCTGTCAGCACCGCAGGCGGGCACGCCGTTCTCAAAGTGCTGGAGAAGGAGAAGCTCCAGGAGAATGCGTTTGTTGTAGGCTCCTATCTGAAGGAACGGCTGAACATGCTGAAAGAGAAGCATGACA TCATCGGTGATGTTAGAGGGAGAGGCTTccttcttggagttgagctGGTGACGGATCGCCAAGCGAAAACCCCGGCCAAAGCTGAGATCTCGCGTGTCATGAACCACATGAAAG ATATGGGCGTGTTGGTTGGGAAGGGTGGGTTCCATGGGAACGTGTTCAGGATCACACCGCCGTTGTGCTTCACCAAAGAGGACGCCG ATTTCTTCATTGAGGTGATGGACATTGCGCTCTCGAAGCTGTGA
- the LOC133929074 gene encoding TOM1-like protein 6 isoform X2: MYPMAAGPPPARLPAASRVDKATSHLLQGPDWAVNLEICDTLNADRWQTKDVVKAVKKRLQNKDPKVQFFTLTLLETMMKNCGEYVRFEVVEQHVLQEMVKIVQKRHDMQVRDKALLLLDSWQEAFGGPGGKYPQYYWAYVELKRSGVMFPRRPVDAPPIFTPPATHHSQAYGSPRYPTGSLNERMSSDVETLSLEGLNNIRNATELLCDMVNALNPADRMAVKDEIITDLVRQCCSNQEKLMRFVSSTGDEELLKQGLEINDRIQSVLAKHDTIASGSPLPVETPSREDIRREDPTPQPSAPATAHTKAPDEEDEDDEFAQIAKRKNKSVVSSYEASSSAGDQALVPVDPVLSVVSSSVASNALVPLDSTPVSGTRTKEQDMIDLLSLTLYSPPEESADSSTQNQNGTQQSVMSNGPEVLPNYQPTAANGANYPSNNQAYPTNKGYAPYNNYVAPWAQTGQGAQPVAYPTQPPQYGSSYPAPPWAMPASANSTNPFHPATYQMPNPHVASVAPTTYPTQLIQPAIYPAPSQSYAAPLIQHVSSPAPKPMQKYNSFGSQTSNGPSMASDARMNGNQQPKETSAAVTRPYYIPDNLFGDLIDSKSFGGSKMNRSTSIPSPKGAGQPMIGGKK, from the exons ATGTACCCGATGGCGGCGGgcccgccgccggcgcggctGCCGGCGGCGTCGCGGGTGGACAAGGCCACGAGCCACCTGCTGCAGGGGCCTGACTGGGCCGTCAACCTCGAAATCTGCGACACCCTCAACGCTGACCGCTG GCAAACCAAGGATGTGGTAAAAGCAGTGAAGAAGCGATTGCAGAATAAGGACCCAAAAGTACAATTTTTTACTTTGACG TTGTTGGAGACAATGATGAAGAACTGTGGTGAATACGTTCGTTTTGAAGTTGTTGAGCAGCATGTTTTACAAGAAATGGTCAAAATTGTCCAGAAGAGG CACGATATGCAAGTGAGAGATAAGGCATTACTACTTCTGGATTCATGGCAAGAGGCATTTGGTGGACCTGGAGGCAAATATCCACAGTATTACTGGGCATACGTTGAACTAAAG AGGTCAGGAGTAATGTTCCCACGACGTCCTGTAGATGCTCCTCCAATATTTACTCCTCCTGCAACACATCATTCTCAGGCCTATGGTTCACCTAGATATCCTACTGGAAGTCTAAATGAGAGAATGTCATCTGATGTTGAAACATTGAG TTTGGAGGGCTTGAATAATATTAGAAATGCAACAGAACTACTGTGTGATATGGTGAACGCTTTGAATCCTGCTGATCGCATGGCTGTTAAAGATGAAATAATTACAGATCTTGTACGCCAATGTTGCTCAAATCAAGAAAAGCTCATGCGGTTTGTCAGTTCCACAGG GGATGAGGAACTACTAAAGCAAGGCCTAGAAATAAATGATCGCATACAGAGTGTACTCGCAAAACATGATACCATTGCTTCTGGTTCTCCGTTACCAGTTGAAACACCAAGTAGAGAAGACATACGCAGAGAGGATCCAACTCCACAGCCATCTGCGCCTGCAACTGCACATACCAAGGCTcctgatgaagaggatgaagatgatgagttCGCTCAGATAGCTAAAAG AAAAAACAAATCTGTGGTAAGCAGCTATGAGGCATCATCCAGTGCTGGTGATCAGGCTCTTGTACCTGTTGATCCAGTACTTTCTGTAGTCTCATCTTCCGTCGCGAGCAATGCACTGGTTCCTCTTGACTCAACTCCTGTTAGTGGTACTAGGACCAAAGAGCAGGACATGATTGACCTTCTCAGCCTCACCTTATACAGTCCTCCTGAAGAATCTGCAGATTCTTCAACACAGAACCAAAATGGAACTCAGCAGAGTGTCATGTCAAATGGGCCAGAAGTACTGCCGAACTATCAGCCTACTGCGGCGAATGGGGCAAATTACCCTTCCAACAACCAAGCTTATCCAACAAATAAGGGATATGCTCCGTACAACAACTATGTTGCACCTTGGGCCCAAACTGGACAGGGTGCACAGCCTGTAGCATACCCAACTCAACCCCCACAATATGGATCTAGCTATCCGGCACCGCCATGGGCTATGCCTGCAAGTGCCAACTCAACTAACCCTTTTCATCCTGCAACATATCAAATGCCAAACCCTCATGTTGCTTCTGTTGCCCCTACAACATATCCAACTCAACTAATCCAGCCTGCAATATATCCAGCTCCATCACAATCGTATGCTGCTCCGTTGATACAACATGTATCATCTCCAGCCCCCAAGCCGATGCAAAAGTACAATTCCTTTGGTTCTCAAACGAGCAATGGCCCGAGCATGGCTTCAGATGCTCGGATGAATGGGAATCAACAGCCAAAAGAAACTTCGGCGGCGGTAACCAGACCGTATTACATACCCGACAATTTATTTGGTGATTTGATTGACTCGAAGAGTTTTGGTGGAAGCAAGATGAATAGATCGACCAGCATTCCCAGTCCGAAGGGTGCTGGTCAGCCTATGATTGGTGGAAAGAAATAG